GAATTCCACCTTTTTCAGCAAAGTCTCAAATATCCAGAGCCAGAGCAGGGCTGCATTTAGTGGTTTGGGATTTCAAGGCTAAAAATGTTAGGCGGGAATTCTACCAACCTAGCTGTATATATAAAGATCAAAGGTGCTGCTGAATTGTGTTGGTTAAAGTAGGAGGACGGGGCTGACTGGCTGCTGAAGGCTTCCAGTGTATGGTGTGCGGCTAAAGTGGACGGGGGGGGGTGTCGCTCTATGTCAATTACACTCAGACCCTTGATGGAGAAAAGGAGGGGAAGGTATCAGGGAGGGACCTCCCTCGGTAAGGAGCAAACCCAAGGATGTTTGCTCAGCTGGGATTCGCGAGGCCTGAATGTGTGTGCGTAATTTGAAAGCACTGCAAACTGCAaccttacagacacacacacacacacacacacacacacacacacacacacacacacacacacacacacacacacacacaccaaccagAGGATCAGACGAAGCATACAGTGAACAACCCCCACCAGCAAACTTGGTCTTTAAGTCCTGTTTATTTTAGTAACAGGCTGTGGCAGTGGGGTTATTTTACTAAAGTATTAAGTAACAACTCCTACACTTATGCCTCCTTTCAAGCTTGGCCCAAATTATGCTATTTGGCTTCACAAATGGCAGCACCTGCCTTCACGAGGCAGAGGAATTCATAGTTGCAGCACAGTGCAAACTAAATGACAGCTTCCTCATTCAAACACACCGACTGTCACGCCCCCAGCTGAGCAGTGGAGCACATATGGTTGGCGTAGCTGGCACTGTAGCTTTTGCCTTATCAAGGCACCTCTTAAAACAAACCAATCGCCTCACTAATTACAATTCTGAAAAGCAGCTCGACTAGACGAGACCACACAGCAGAAATGACATCAAACATTATTGTTTGCCACCATTTCTCTGCAGAGGGAAAGCACACACTTCTGTCGACCTCGCTCTGCTGTTCCTTTGTGGTAGCGCAAGAGTGTGAGGGCTGAAATGCCTTGGCCTGCTGGTCCCCCCAACAAGGTGGGTGGCTTTCCACTGCGCACCATGAACCCTGCAGCTAGACAAATACTCTATGGTTCATTCGGCCTGCCTGGCTGCGGTTTGGTCTGCACAGCCCAGACGGGACCCATGGCTTCATTCTGTTTGCCATCCCCATGCTACCTCCACACCCCCACCACTTCTTCTctgttggaaaataaaaaacttgGCATGAAAACATGACCCCTTGTACATGCGCACTCTGTCCATGTAGATATAAATCAAGCTTTATGGAGGTCTTCGTCGGTGTCTGCGAGACCTGTGTGCTCCTAGTTTTCCTTCTTCTCACCCAGATCACAGAACAATATTTAGACAAGGTGACCGCAGAGGCGCAGGGGCgagagaggaggaaaggggCAGGTTTTCCCATTATCTTAGACGGCGATAAAAGCACGATGCAAAAGGAAGACACGACCTTTGGCTGATGCCAAAGAAGTGGCTGTGGACTCAAAACAAAGAGGTTTTAGGAGGTTTTTCGAAGGTTTAAACGTTTTCTCTGTCCCGTGGAGCTGcattcattacatttaaaaacctcCTTCAAAAGTTGGGACGGCAGACCCGAAAATCTCCAAACACTTGATTATGACATGGTGAGGTACAATACAAAGTAAAATTCACTCAGTCATCACATGCCTAATGAGCTTAATTAGGAAATGCAtgcaaaaatgtgatttatgGAGCGCTTGTGGGGATTTTCTGGCGTAGGAGAAAAACATTCTTCAAAGAATCCTCTGACATGAAAAATGGCTTGTAAACATGGAGCCTGTCAGTGGCACAGCAATCTTTAGGGTCTGATTAACTGGGAAAACAATGATTTAGACGTGAGCTGTGTCACTGATGGCGTAACATCAGCTTCCTTAGAAGAGAGCGCAAACCTGGCTATTACCGTCACAGCAGATGTCAGCTGCTTTCCTGTAAAAAACCCGAGAGGTGAGCCAGGAAGCGTAATCACAGAATGAGATTTAGGGTTAGTTTTCCTAAAAGTTTATTCAGAAGTCTTGCTAGATCATAAAAATAGTTTGAAGTCAGTGAAgtaaggaggggaaaaaaaatgaggTCACAGGATGTTGTTAGAAGGTCATTGTGGCCCACTGGGGAGACATCGAGGAGCAAACCCCTGGGGTGTCAGGTGAAGTGAGAGGAAACTTCCAGGGGACCGCTGGCTGTACTGCAGCAACCGGAAAATggaaactgagctttaaaaaaagcttcatAATCTTTAAAAGGTTCTCATGGAGCGACGGCTTTGAAGGTATTAAATATATCATCAAGGTGGAGTTCAAGCCAGAAAACAATTTTCAGCTGCCTTCAGGTAGGTTACTCAAAAACCTGACCAAAACCTGTCAATATGACCTCTAAAAAAGTAATGTGACTAATGGAATGCCACGGGGTCATTTCCTCATGTTTCCACAAAAAACGCTCCATGTTTATGAAGACACAGGTCTGGAGAGCAGAGTATTTATTTTCTTGACAATTCTGCAGAGAGTATTCTGGCCCTCCTGCTCCGTGACTCTCACTCAACAGCCATCCATTTGTATGCCACGGGGTTTATTTATACACTACAAACCTTCATCAAGGCTAAtttaatggggggaaaaaagtacaCAAAAATTCTtatgaaaacgcagctgttgcAAGGAGCGGATTCTGTCTAAATAGAAAGAGAACCATCTCGGAATAATATACAAGGCCACCAAGAGGTCATGAGGAAGGTCATCCCCAAAAATATACAGCAAAGACACGCACACAGTGCTGGGACACAGCAAAATATAATCACTTGGCTGTTTAAGTGTTCCCTTTATTTACATCAGCAGAGAAAGAACACAATTAAATTAGGACTAACAAAGTGGGACAGAATAAAGACTTCAAATATACAAAAAGGCCAGGATGTGCGTACTGAGCCTGACGCTAAATCAGTGTGACTTGCAACTTACTCAGACACTGTTTTTAAATACTAGTATTAAAATAATACCACTTGCAGCAGCATAATTTCAAACTGCACACACCAATGAAActcaatatttacatttttgtgccTGCGCATTTTACTGTGattacaataaaagaaaaaaaaatctactctAAGCTGACCTCTCCACCCTTTCATGTCAGGAAGGAAGTCATTATAGTTCTTTATACAGCTGACGAGGAAAAGCCAATAGCGGCAGAGGGGCGAACATTCGACTGCAGATCACACAGGAGAGTCGAGGATGGCAGACTGGAGGCCCCTGAAATCTGAGGAGGCTACATTAAGAAAATTAGAATAATCTCCGCAAGCGTGCGCTCACGTTACTCAAAGAGCCGGTTATTCTGAAGGTTTCCTCTGTGAGTGTCTGTTTGCACATGTGCACGCTCGCACAACAGTAAGGTTTGTTAAAAGCTGGGCCAAAACATTCCTGCAGGTGTGAGTTATGAGGGATGATGCCTGAAGTCGCAGTTTGGAAGAGATAGATCAGCAGGGTGTTTTTGCATGAGTTACAGGCCAAAACAGTGCATCCATCAGAGGCAGGGTGGTCAGCTTCAGTGAAGTGGACCACCCAAAGCAGACAGCATACACCACCTCACGCCACGGACTACAGACCAAACTGCAAGCTTCACACTGTCTGATACTCCAAATATTGATGGAAGTCTGACTGGTACAAAGGCTCACTGTGGGGAAATGTCGAACGTGAGCAATGGCAGAAGCATGTCACCTTGAGAAAACTGGTCAATCGTGTATATTATGAAGACTAAAAGTCAAAGAggagaaaatagaaaaacaaacaaacaaacaaaacaaaaaaacgataAAACCGAGCGCTTCTGATCTGTGTGCGAAACCCACCagtccccaaaaaacaaaaacacacatcaaaaaaacatgtatatgtataaagACGTGTAAAAAAATAGAGGGCAcgagctaaaaaaaaagcctgtttcaaggattgtagatgcttttaacaaaataaagcagTATGTAACTTGAGATAGTGGGCAACCCAAGAAAACAAGCTCACTTTGCTCCAGACATCTTGATGAGTGTGTTAATTGTGTGTGTGGTCCTTTAAGGCCCATACTTGCTTGTTTGGTGATTAGCCCTTCAGCTTCACTGATGGGGAACATTTTTGTGGTTTCGAGGCAGTGCAATTACACCTCCCCACTTCATTTGTTTATATCTTTCTTTTGATAATAACCAGGGTTGCGCTGTGTTTTTTCGGTGTGGTAAGAGCGTGTTCCCAAGGAGCAAGCTTTCCAGAAAGAATGACTGAGAGAGATGGCGGAAAGGTTCAACCCAGGTTTTTGGTGAGACTAGTTTTTCGGTAAGAGCCAGGCTAATAttgccctctagtggacaaaAGTGAAATACTTCTACACGGCCAGTACCTGTTCTTTAGATTTCAGGGACACCGGGGACGACTCGTAGTCTTTTTTGGTCTCAAGGATCTTTTTCACGAGGCCACCTACAGTTAGAGAAAAGTAATTTCAGGAGATTCAGAAGAAAATGAGGCACTGctggaattaaaaacacacacaaacacacacatatatatattttaaatgtagctCTGTACCGTGTTTCTCATCTTTGTCTAGTTCTTGGGTAGGTTCCTGTAATAGAtaagaataacagaaaatataGTAACTACTCCTTGCTTAGATTTTTCTATGAAAAAGTTACTGTTCaagtcactcaccacctccacttcAGGAGCACCTGAGGGTGGAGGGACTGCCTCCTCCACAAGAAACtgttcatcatcatcctcatcttcctccGCGATCTTTTTTCCATCCATGATGACGGGTGCCGAGGGCTTGGCACTAGAGAGCCTTAGAGACGAACAAAGAGGCTGACTCATTCTAAAGAAGATTTAAAAGGCAGGAGCATGAAGAGGAGAGATTCATGTTGCTTGACTGCTGTGTGACTGGTTAGACTTGCTGCACTGCTCCACTGTTCAAAAACCATTTAGACGGGCTCAACATCTAGTAGGAACTAAACTAGGCGAAGAATGATGTCACACAGCATAATCTGAACATAAGAAACATTAATGAATATGAATGATGAAGTCACCTCTCAGCCGGGCTCGCATCAGTGTAGCTTTCCTGTCTCTTGACTCGAGGAGGTGCTGGGCGAGCACTGCTGGGTCGTGCTATTTGTCTACTGTTGaagaatggagaaaaaaaaaaatcaaccataaTCTAAAAGACAgctttacatttcatttttttataaacaaaactgagaacAGCAACAGATGCTGCTGCACCACAGCTGTTCCACCAACCAATCAAATCGTTTCCTCTCCTTATAATCCAAACTGTAAAGTCTACTGGAGGTTTGTGCATAACATTGCATGATATGGTCATATCGTGTAGAGCTCAGTACCAGCACCTTCAAGTGCCAGCAACACAATGATTGGCACCTATAAGATAAGGCATGCTGGTAGAGTGGACATCATAAACACTTCATGGTTCCCCTGTGGTGAGGAAATAGGTCCAAAGTGTGGACCAGCATTagaaaaaagagcaaacatTTTTAGGTGAGGAAAAAGCCCGGACAATATTGGCTCTAATGTCATCATTTAATTCCTAAAACACGCAAAAGCAATGTTTCATCCCACAGGATCTTCAGGCATGTGTCCTAAAGAAGTTCCAACCCTAAAACAGCCACAGAGTGACTTTTTCCTCAGTACACTGTGATAAAGCGCCTCAGAACGAGTCCAAGGAAGCATTTCTCTCAATCTActtctgttcttttttcctcGGACCTCCCAAACATTGACAAATAAGGCTAATGTCCAGAAATATCACCTCGCTAATGGTATGTTAAAATATTAACTGGTTACCATACACTAAACTGCAACTGTGAAATTACATGTCATAAAACTTCCTGAAAGTATTCATGTGTGTAACTACCACTCAATCAATACAActttttctatgtgtgtgttttatgacaAACACAAAATCCACTTCAGTACTAAAACATGTAACTTGAATAGCATCTGCATGTGACCATGCACAGTGGCTCATTAGTGACAGTGTTAACTTTAAAGACCTGGAAGCCATGTCAGATGACGCTGACGATCCTCCAACTTCTCCATTTTCTTGAGGAACAGGTCTCTGGGATAAATGAACATCTCCATCtgctaaagaaaaataacagataATAATTCGCTTTGCATAACATAACAGGAATCCCTCCCATAACAACATTTTGTATTCTGACTCGTCATAAAACACTGCATGACCAAATATGCACCAATGTTCCTGAGCTAGCTTTGTGCTCTATTATAAAACTCCTAAAATCTTTGATATGATTTAAAGACTCATTTAGCATCAACTAAAGCTCTTATTCTTTCAGATCTCCAGTGGCTTAAACTCTCACCTGGATGCACTGATGTATACTTCAAGCTCCTTTGACACCATTGCTGGGTGAGGCTCTCGTGATTTCTCACCACGCCAAActaaactacacctttctttcAAACAGAGTGCAGTCAGAAGCAAAACAGGTGCAAAAGAGGGCAGATTACTGCCTGGTGCAGGTGGTACAGCACACAGGACGAGGCTTTAAAATCTCATTGTCAAAGCTTCCAcggacagataaaaaaaaatgcatttttaccgTAGCTCTGCTGAAATGTGAAGACTGACTGGAATTTCTATAAACCATAATTGCTTCATGGGGCTATTTGTCCTGCTGTTATCTTTCCCACAGGTGTGGCTCCTATTCATTTGCATGCAGGTGAGTTTGGGTTGGGTCCCATTGAAACGCTGTATTTAATATTGACCTTCACAAACAAACCTGAACGACTTGTTCAGaggttttaacaaaaaaaaaaaaaaaaaaaaaatttatcgTTGTTAAACGGTAAGTGAGTCATTCAGTCACTGGCTCACTTTGTTACTCAGACCGGAATATCAAGTTATTTCATACCTTCTACTGTCACCGCAGAGGTAGTTAATGTATCTGCTAAGGTTTGTTAAAGGTGTTACTGTGAGAGTAATTCGATTGATTTATGCACACAATTAATGTTCAATCAGTATCTGAGTTAACCTTTTATGTTGACCTTTTTTTAAGGGACCGATTTCATGGAATAACTTAAaaactttggttttctttaaatgaactcATAAAAGAGAGCAAGCACTTACCGCCTTCACTGTCAGATTCTTCTGCagggaaacaaataaaaaaaaatgtattacttACACAACAATGTAatccctgaaaaggataagtggaagagcaAGGCGAATGAGCAAGTTACTTTATTATTGAAGCGTAAAAAGAAAACTATCAAACTAAAAAGTCTTTCTGccacatttttattaattattaaatatatattcttgCTGTCAATGAATAAAGCTGAAGGAGGGGGTGCCGGGTGTCACCTTGATCTCCCATTTTGGGTCTTCGCCGCTGCCCCTTGGCAGATGCAGGCCGAGGTATTCTCGCTGGACTCTCAGACTGTgttaaaggaaaacacaaaaaagaaaaaaatggatgaCTGACGACAAGCACACACAGATGTaactgtaattaattattttatctgaaaacTGAAATCTTTGTCATGTAGTAACATTTTAacataacacagaaaaaaaagggctGCGTCcctcctgaaaaacaaaagaggctGTGTCGAGGTACAAAAgtttcaaaaccaaacatttaatataataactGCAGAGGCATTAAGATTATATCTCACCCAAACAGACCGCAACAATATCGAGGGAGATGTAGGAAAGATTAGTAAGAACAAAGCAAAGCTAGAAATGCAGACAACTGAGAATTTATCATGTTTGTCAACCAGCTGTGAACCCTGCTTTACACTGAACTGAACAACACGCGACAGTACAAACACACTGCCACACCAAGACATCATCTTGTGATGTGTTAGAGGAGAAATACGAAACTCAGACATTCAAACATTTATTCTCCAGctgaacaacagaaacacagggAACTCACTTCCTCTAACACAGCCCAGGAGGTATTTAAACACAGTAATATCAAAAGGTTTGTAACTGTACTGGTAGTGGATCTGAAATGAAGAAATCCCACTGAGACCTTTTTTCAATGAGTTTTTACCTGGTTCTCAGCTGCTTCTGTGAGCTGTGAAGACAAAAATACAAGTCACACAATCATCACATGTATCAGTTACACACTGAGTGAGGGAACACAATCTGCCACACTACAGCCTGAAGTAGTCTTTAACCACGCAGCTAGCCACCCACTACATTCAAAAACTAAATCGTCTGCAGTAATACCTCTTCAGCTGGATTTGGTTCCTTGCAAGAataagaggcaaaaaaaaaaaaaatcagaaaagaaaTTAGAATAGTTCATGAGCCCGTGTGATGTGTCAGGATTAATAATTCAAGCGTAAGCAAATGAAACCACTGCACCTCTCTGTCATTAATgtctgtgaaactcagaaatgATTTGATTTGTCAGATATCTGAAAATACAGATCTTACCGCTGGTGCAGGTTTGGCTGTTTTAATGGGCTCTTCAGGGGATGGTTTTTGCTGTTCCTCTGATATTCGGACCtgaacgcacacacaaacaactgtAAGAACTacattctgttgtttttcatgtatttgttcAGTCACACACTGTATATTTAACATGTTCTAAGCTGAAACGGCGACTGGAAAAGGGAAATGTGTGCTGTCCTTGCTGCAAACATACCTTGCTGTTTCCACTCTCTCCACTTCTCTTCCTCTCATCCCCATCTTTGTGTcggtctctttctttttctctgtctcgATCTCTTCGTTTttccttgtctctctctctgtgagaaTCTTGCTCTCTtgtcttttctctgtctctctctttgtcctTTTCCCTGTCTcgatctctctctctgtctctgtccctgACTCGTCCTTTGTCTTTGTCTCGTTCCCGGTCTCGACTCTTGTCCTTGTCACGGTCTTTCGCATGGCGGTCCTGTTCGCTGCGATGGTGTTTTTCCGAGCGCTCTCTGTCACGACGGTGctctttctctccatctctgcgtCGGCTCTCCTGTTCTTTGGGCTGGTCTGGGTCTTTCTGGTCCCGGCTGCTGCTGCGCTCTgtgatcttcttcttctcctgaaATAATATATTAACAGTTATACATCATGCAGTTCACAGTAGGcctaatcatttttttaaatcctattgaaaaatgtaaatatatatatatatatatatatatatatatatatatacatatatatctgaGGTGTGCTACAAAAaaattctttgcagtattttggTGTGAACGTTAAAATATAGATTCTGAGGACATCTGAAGAAACATTAATATGTCTGAAAGTGTTAGATTATTTAATGGATGCCATTTAAGAAGACTCACCTCTCTATCCACATGATGTTCCCGTCCCTCCCTATTCTCCTTGTCCTGGGACCTAGAGGTACTGGCTTTGGTTTTAATGTCCACTTTTTCTCCTTTAAGCACTCGCTTCACTGCGTCATCACTGGACATCTGCAGTTAAATGTACAGGAGGATCAGACAATGTGATAAAGTAAAACTCACTGAACAGCTTTAAACAGCATCTACGTTCCAAAGTgtccctgaaaaggagaaactTTATGATTGGATTGAACCTTAAATCTGAAAACTCTAAGATTCGgttgaaggggaaaaaataaaaataaacacaattcaGGAAAAACAGCCCATTTAACAGTTCTTCACTATTCATTAAAATGTCAGGCTTGTGGGAATTCGCtttactttttgttgttgttcttaatTTGTTTGCTGCTATTAAATACCATTACTACAGCAATTGTAACCACATACATACATTTATGGAGCAACAACCCCAGGCATCTGCTCATCTGTTTACACTCAATCTCCAGGGTTCAATTAAATACTTTCAATGTCTCCCTGAGGCAGCCAGACAGTTTTCCCAATCGAGCAATATCTGGATATGAAAAATAACACATActtcattttccttttaatgGAGAGCTAGTTTCATTTGTGTCTCGGATATAACAGAGACAACATGAAAAATGGATAAATTAGTGAAATAAGAGTGCGTTCTTAACTTAGCTTTTCAGCGTGAGTGTGTAATCTAATAAGACAGACCTTGTTGAGGCAGCACTTGGCGATGGCCTGCAGCAGCTCGTTGGTTTTCTCTGGTTCGTGGCCGGCTACAATGCGGGCTGGCTTTGCTGCCAGGGGCTCGCCACTGACCAGCATCACAACGTCAATCGCTTTCTGAAGGAAGGCTATTTTTGAGTCCTTATCCTAGAAAGAAAAAGGGTGACAGTGCACAGGAGGTAACTCCAACGAGATTCATTTTCGGACACAGTTTAGGATGATTAAACAATCTGAGAAATGTGGATCTTTGCAGAGATTAGCTGAAGTTACTTCTGCCTTAGATGAGCATCTTGGTTGAGTCCGGTATAAAATAGCATGCAAATAAACTATAATTGGCCCATAATCACCATTTGTGTCCACCCTTTAACTCTGACACCACTATTTTCTTCATAATGCTACTTACATTACAGTAAGTATATTTTACTTTGCAGGGTGTGAATCTTAAGTCTGCCACACATTGTAAATGTGACTGTGCCATTTGTAGAGTATAATTGTTAGCTTTCAAATCCTGAACCTCAAAGGGCCAATCAGTCTTGTTTTTAATAAGGCAGACAAAAGGTGAAATGGAACACCTGGATTTTTAACAAGGACCATCTTTCATAATGGAGgaacagacaaaaacactcCTTTGATTTAATTCTTGGGTGTTAATAAAACAGACCTTACTCTAGACTAATAACCCAGCTAAACAGCCCCTCTGGTCCATCAGCCTGCTGCATTTGAGAAGGCTGCCAACTGCATAACAT
This genomic window from Astatotilapia calliptera chromosome 16, fAstCal1.2, whole genome shotgun sequence contains:
- the traf3ip1 gene encoding TRAF3-interacting protein 1 isoform X6; amino-acid sequence: MNAAVVKKTQDTLGKVIKKPPLTEKLLSKPPFRYLHDIFSEVIRTTGFMKGLYEENEMKSDSVKDKDSKIAFLQKAIDVVMLVSGEPLAAKPARIVAGHEPEKTNELLQAIAKCCLNKMSSDDAVKRVLKGEKVDIKTKASTSRSQDKENREGREHHVDREEKKKITERSSSRDQKDPDQPKEQESRRRDGEKEHRRDRERSEKHHRSEQDRHAKDRDKDKSRDRERDKDKGRVRDRDRERDRDREKDKERDREKTREQDSHRERDKEKRRDRDREKERDRHKDGDERKRSGESGNSKVRISEEQQKPSPEEPIKTAKPAPAEPNPAEELTEAAENQSESPARIPRPASAKGQRRRPKMGDQEESDSEGDGDVHLSQRPVPQENGEVGGSSASSDMASRQIARPSSARPAPPRVKRQESYTDASPAERLSSAKPSAPVIMDGKKIAEEDEDDDEQFLVEEAVPPPSGAPEVEVEPTQELDKDEKHGGLVKKILETKKDYESSPVSLKSKEQNLVSEAAQKKERDMVTKEIERLRSSIQLVCRSSLPLGKIMDYIQEDMDAMQAELLSWRRENKEHAQALLQEQRATDRAVEPLKAELAELEQLIKDQQDKICAVRSNILKNEEKIQKMVTGIKVSSRT